Part of the Microcebus murinus isolate Inina chromosome 19, M.murinus_Inina_mat1.0, whole genome shotgun sequence genome, CCTCTGGCGATATTTCTCTCAAGAGGGAGTCTCCTGACCACCTGACCTTCTTACTAAAAACTAACCAACCTCAAGTAGTTCCTTAGAAGCtctgatttctcttttgtttcctagTAAAATGTTTCCCAATCCCCAGCTCCCTTCCAGGGTGTCAGGTTCCTTTGGGAACACCCGAGTAGCTACTGCTTCTTGTTTGCTTGTGTTGAGAAAGATGACAGGGAGTGGCAGTGTTTTGTCCCTTCCCCgtctgcccccagcccacccccaccctcagccccactGCGGAGGGAAAGCTCCCCCAGCTGCCCCAGCTCCTCTGCCACCTGCTGGGGCTTCGCTCCTTTGTCCTGAAAAACCTCCCCGCAGCCCCCTTTGCACCAAACCATTTCCACAAATGCTCCCCCAGCCCACAAGCAGAAAGGGGGCTGCCAGGAGCCGGGGAAACTGCAGGGGCCccgggaggaggagagggagcccCCAAAGGGCTGCGTCCCCCAGGGAGAGGAGTCACAGGCCGAGAACTATCGTGCACACAGCTTTCATTGTACTTTTcgttttttaagcttttttttttcttggtaaaagTAATATTTATGCATGCGAAGTAaaactttaaatagaaatatgtttCTCTCCCAGCCCCAACCTCTAATTCCTCTTCCCAGAGAGTGACCGCTGTTGCCTGTCTTTTGCCAAGCAGGGAAGGACAGCAAGGTTAGGGCAGGCAGAGGGTGGAGGCCTGCGCGTCCTTCCAGAGAGAGCTCATGTCTGTccaagcgtgtgtgtgtgtgtgtgcgcgcgcgtgttcATTCATCGAGGTCTTAGTTTTCTGTTGCCGCGTAATAACATCGCCACCAACTTCATGGCCTTAACGCCCACTTGGTATCTCCCAGTTTCTGCGGATCAGGCGTCCGGCTCAGCGTAGCCGGGCCCTCTGTCGCCAAACCTCGCAGGCTGTCCTCGAGGTGTGGGCCGGGGCTGCGGTTTCATCCGAGGCGCAAGTGGAGAAGGATCCCTTCCAAGCTCGTAGACCCTGGTGGCATCCAGCTCCTTGCAGGCTGCTGGATCGCgagcctcagcttcttcctgCTGGTCTCAGGGCACCCTGGGCTTGACCGTGGAGACGCTAGGGAGCCCATGAAGGTTAGACAGGGAGGCAGTGACCCTTCTGGTGCTTCAGAAAGATCGCCCTGTGCTTCCTGCGTGCCAGGCCTCTTGCAAGTGCTTACCCctattaacccatttaatcctcactgccACCCTGCGTGTAGGCACTTTTATTACCCTCAGTTTGCGGAAGAGAACACTGGAGTCCAGAGAGGTTATATCATTTActtaagatcacacagccagttgGCGCCAAGCGTGGTggggcgcaggcctgtagtcccagctacctgggaggctgaggtgggaggatcgcttgagcccaggagtttgagtccagcctgggcagcctagcaagactctgtctctaacaaaacaagaccacacagctagaaTGTGGTAATAGGGTCTCTTATtcttatttcatagatgaggaaactaaaactcGGGAAGGTTACACACGTGCACAggggaaagtaaaactcagtggaaagcaaggaggggtgagggaggaggagggagtgggcaAAACCCTACCTAACAGccacagtgaacactatctggtgACGGGTACACTTACGACCCTGCCTCAAGCATAACGAAGGCAATCCATGtcaccaaaaacatttgtaccctcttaatattttgaaatactgtattttttaaaaggttaaaaaaaaaaagaaaaaaagcttaatGGACTTGCCCGAGTAATGTAATACGGCTAATTAGCATAGGAGCCGCCGCCCTGGCCCGCCTCATGCCAGGGAACGTCCCATGCTCCCCCGAGTGGGGAACCGCCAAGCCCCCAGGCTGGTGGCTCTTAAACATTGCAGGGCCAGCTGAGGCCAGCAGCGGGGTCTGGCCGCCTGCCAGCCGGGGCGCTGACGTCTCCCTCCTCTCTACCAGTTCCGAGTCTACAACGTGACCTACAAGGAGCCTGTTCTCCGCATCGCAGCCAGCACCCTAAAGTCCGGGGTGTCCTACCGGGCGCGGGTGAGGGCCTGGGCGCAGAGCTACAACGGCACCTGGAGCGAGTGGAGCCCCGGCGCCCCGTGGCTTAACTGTGAGTACCGGGTGTCCCGAACAGTGTCGCCGCCTCCCAGTTTTTACTCTGTGGCCAGACACCTCCCCCGACTGAGTCTCCGGGTTTTCGTGTCACGGGGCCTCTGACTGCCAATAGCGGGTACTAATGACACCAGAGTGTGTCGGTCAGCGTGGGCAGGCTAGGCCGCGGTCACAAGCAGTTCCCCGATTTCCACGGCTTAACGCTACGGGAATATATTCTCGCTCGTGTCGCAGTCGAGCGTGAACGTTGCCAGTTTGTCGGTGGTTTTCGTCCCCGTGGAAATTGGGAGAGCAGAGCTCTGTCCGTCATAAAATAAGATGCGTAGGATTACAAGGGAAACTGATTATGTTGCAAtggagttataaaaatatttcaaacacgTTTTCTGTCTAGGAATACGTGTGCTTGGCAAATGACAAGGTCTAGTGGTAGCGCTCTGAGCGTGAGTGATATTTTGTGATGCTGCCGCTGTCGTGTGATCCGAGAACAGCTGTGATCTTGGTTGGGGACAGGGTCACTCGTGCTGCTCAGAGTCGCCTACGAGGCTCGCCCCTCCGTTCTCAGTGCAAGGAGGTGCTAGGTGTCAGAGGGGACAACAAAGATGCCATTTCTTTCCCTCCCAAGTCCCCAGCCCCCTGAGTGGATCTGCAGCCACACTGCAGGCCCGCGGGCCCCAGGTTAAGAATCCGTGCTCTGGGGCCCTGCCAGGGTGCGGTCCGGGGCACAGGGGCGTGGAGGCCACACCTGCTTGGGGACAGCAGGAAGCCCGACATGACGCGCATCACTTCCTCCTCTCAAATTCTGATGACGGGAAGGAGCTGCAAGGGAGGCCGGGAAATGCACGCGGCCTCTGTGCTGCGGGAAACAGGGAGCAGCACGTGCGAGATGGAGGCGGCGCTGAGCTGTGGAGGAGCAGGGGACAGTGGGGCGAGGGCTCGTGTGCAGGagggggcgtgggggaggggaggcagcaggCGTGGGCCGTGGCCAGGCCCTGGAGGTCTCGGGGAGGGCCAGACCCGGGTCTCCAGCTCTGGGAAGTGGCCCCGGCTCATGGCGTCCGCTCGCCTTCCAGCCTACGAGGAGCCCTTTGAGCAGCGCCTCCCGCTGGGCGTCAGCGTCTCCTGCGCCGTCATCCTGGTCATCTGCCTGTCCTGCTACTGCAGCATCATCAAGTGAGTCCCGGGCTCCGCGGCCACCGAGCCGGCCccccggggcgcggggcgggagCGGGCTCCCCTCTGAGCTGTCCACTGGTGGCCTGTCACGTTTGTTGAGCAGCTGCCACGTGCCAAGCCTCGAGGGCAGAGCTGTGAATGAGAGTGACGAGGACTCTGTGTCCCTAAAACCTGCGTCCTCGTGGGGAAACAGAAAATGCCACATGAGTCGCTGACAGATGGTTTTGCACAGCGGCCTGTGCTCCAGAGGACACAGACCAGGgcgaaggggaggagagaggttCCGGAAGGCTCTctggagggaggccagggcaggcctcTCGGAGGGAGGAGAGTTTGAGCTGGGCCCCGATTAGGGACAGTGAGCTGGGGGGGGGAGTTGGGGGAAGGGCCCTCCCTTGGGCCCAGGGAGATGGAGTTGTGCCGTGTCCCCTTGTCACCCCAGTTGCCTGGGCTCTGAATCAGGCACTCGGGGCCAGTGGCAGGAGCCAGAGGAACCCAAGACAGTCGCCCCGGTGGAGTCAGgaggcctgggtttgagtcctggcctTGGTGCTTGGTAGCTGGTGACTGGCAAGTTGCTGAAACCCGGAgccccggccccctccccggcTGGTTGAAAGTCCCCATGAGAACACGCTTCACCAGCCGTAAGGGGCCGGACCACAGTAaagggttgggggcaggggcagtggcttTCCCTGGTCACACCCCATCCCTCTCCACCCCTTCGTCTTTACTCATGGCACTTATTGCCATGACGAGTGACCTCATGCGGTCGTTTCTGTGTCAGTCATCCGTCTCCCCCCTCTTCAGGGTtggctccacaagggcagggacctTTGTCTTGTTCGCTGCtgtggccccagggcctggcacagtgagcggaacatagtaggtgctcagtaaatatgtgtgGACCAGCAAAGTGGTGGAGGCTACCCGCGGCCGTCTGGGACCTTCCCTCCCAGCGATGGTGCACTGTGGCTCCGGGGGGCCCAGGAAGACAGGAGGAGTCTGTTTCTCTGTGGGTCCCTGATCCTCAGGCCATCCTAGGCCTGTCCCTGGGAGTTTGTCCTCAGCTGCCGCACAGAGGGAATTGTCAGGGGGAAACCCAGAACTTTCTCCCTGCAGTTTGAGCCTCTCTCATGACCTGGAGCCTCCCTCCcactggggacagaggtggccTCATCGGGAGCTCCCCCTGTGTAGCAGAATGCTGGGGTGCgaacctggctctgccacctgccagctgTCCCTTCACCTCttggggcctcagtctcctcgtcTGTAGAATGGGGCTAGCAATGGAATCCATTTCCCCAGGTTAGCGTGAGGATTCAGTGGTTCGTCGTCGTGCAAAGCTCGTCGGCATGGCCTCTGGCGCCTAATCAGTGCTAATGACAATGACAGTTTTTATGGGAAGATCGTTAACCCGTAGCTACCTCGGAGACCAACACCTTTGCCTTTTGTTTCTCAGGATTAAGAAGGAATGGTGGGACCAGATTCCCAACCCAGCGCACAGCCCGCTCATGGCGATCATCATCCAAGATGCGCAGGTAGGAGGGCgtgcgggccgggcgctgtgcGATGTGCTCCGGAGCATGGGGGTATGGGGGGCGTTCACTGGCTTCCGGAACGGCAAAGGTTGCTCTCCGGCAGGCCGGCCCAGGCCTGTTCCTGGGGTGTCCAGTTCTCAAGGGTGGGGAGTCGCAAGGTCTCTTGAGGCCTAGGCCCAGATCTGGCTCGCTgtcacctccacggctctccacTGGTCGACGCAAGTCCCATGGCCGGGTGAGAGCCAAGCGGTGGGAGCAGCCGCAGAGCACGGCGCCCGTCGTTGCCATCGGCCACAGCGAATGTTAACATTAGCACGGTGTTGTTGATTATCCCTGGAAACTGGGGCTCCGAGAGTGTGAGCGACCTGTCTGGACCTCAGACCTGCGTGGTGTCAGCGAGACCTGTGGCCGGTCCCCGGCAAACGCTTCCTGAGCACGGCCGCGCCTGGCCGGGCCGGAGGGCCGCTTTGCTCTGTGTCACCTGCTGCTGTCTCTGCGTTTCAGGTGTCGCCGTGGGAGAGGCGGTCCCGAGGCCAGGAGCCAGCCAAGTGCCCGTACGTATCTGAACTTCGGTCACAGCCTGCACGACAGAACTGGGGAGATGggcccccccagccccgccctctctgcctcctcctccctggcatTTGGCCGTTGTCCTGTGACATTGGGCTTCGAGGGGTGGCGGGAGGGGATGATGTGGGGAGGTGGGCTGCCGGCTGAGCCCCTGCCTTTCACTGGCGGGCGGGACACGGGCGAACGCCCTTGGGAGTGCccgcccagcctgagcaaggccgGTGCAGCTAACAACAGGGCAGCTCTGCCAGCTGTTAAAATATGGACCTAACTGTATGCTCATTGGCAAGCAGCCACCGTCCAGAACCCTCCAGTGTGCCAACACCACTCTGGCCTCCTTggcacctgccttggcctcctggaccCACACAGTCCCGTAATTAAGGGGTTTACACGTGGCACAGCACGGGGCTCTGGGACCCTCCTTCAGCCCTAGGACCCCACATCCGTGCTACCTGGTTGTGGCTTATGGCATGATGTTGCTTTTAAATATCACCATCCCTGATAAAGATGCGTCCTTATTCGATACACTGAGTTTGAATCTGGTGGCAGGCCATGCGCTGGGTTCCAGAAATCCCAAAGTAAGACACAGATCCAGTCCTCAAGGAGTTCCCAGTCAAGCAATGAAGATAGACTGATAGATTATTGATTATAAAGCCAGGAGGCACGTCTGCAATAGATAGACATTGGTATAGGGTGATCTCAAGCTGggctttgaaggatgagtaggagtttttCAAGTGTCAAAACTGAACCCTGACCaaacttttgtttgcttttgcagACACTGGAAGACTTGTCTTACCAAGCTCCTGCCCTGTTTGCTGGAGAACGGCATGAAAAGGGAGGAGGATTCCCCCAAGGCTGCCCGAAAGGAGCCTTTGCCGGGCCCTGGGAAGGCAGTGTGGCAGCCCGTGGAGGTCAGCAGGACGGTGCTCTGGCCAGAGAGCATCTGCGTGGTGCCGTGCGTGGAGGTGTCCGAGGCCCCGGTGGACagcaaggaggaggaggtggaggaagacAAAGGGAGCTTCTGCACGTCGCCGGAGAGCAGCGGGGGTGgcttccaggagggcagggagggcatcGCGGCCCGGCTGACAGAGAGCCTGTTCCTGGACCTGCTcgggggtgaggagggggcctctggccagcagggcctgggggagccGTGCCTGCCTCCCCCTTTGGGAAGCGAGAGTGCTCAGACGCCCGGGGCGGAGCTCGGGGAGACGCCTTCCTGGGGCGAGGAGCAGCCTTGCAACCTGCAGCCACACCCTGTGGCCAGCCAGGCTCACACACGGATGCCGGTTGTCATTGCGGACAACCCCGCTTACCGCAGCTTCGGCAGCTCCCTGAGCCCGTCCCCAAGTCCTAGCGAACCTGACGCAGACCCGCAGCTGGCCGGGCACCCGGGGCAGGTGGAGCCCAGCATCCTCCGTGTCCCCCAGCCCTCTGAGCCACCCGGCGGGCTCCCGCCCGAGCCAGAATCCTGGGAGCAGATCCTCCGCCGGAGCGTCCTGCAGCACGGGGCGGCctcggcccccgcccccgccgtcAGCAGTGGCTATCGGGAGTTCGCGCAGGCGGCGGAGCAGGGCGGCACCCAGGACAGGGGGGTGGCGGGCTTGGGCCCCCCGGGAGAGGCCGGGTACAAGGCCTTCTCCAGCCTGCTCACCAGCAGTGCTGCGTCTGGACTCGAGGCCAGCAGTGGGCAGGGGGGCTACAGGCCCTTCGAGAAGCTCGTTCCCGGCTGTCCTGGGGCCCCTGCCCCAGTCCCCATGCCCCTGTTCACCTTTGGACTGGACGTGGAGCCTCCTGGCAGCCCGAAGAGCACGCTCCTCCCCAGCAGCTACCCGGGGCTCCTCGGTCTGGAGCCGGGCGCAAAGAGCGGGGACAGGCAGAAGCCCCCGCTCCCCCTGGAGCAGGACACAGACCCCCTCGGCGACGACCTGGGCAGCGGCATCGTCTACTCGGCCCTCACCTGCCACCTGTGTGGCCACCTGAAGCAGTGTCACGGCCAGGAGGAGGGCGGCCAGGCCCATGCCGTGGCCAGCCCCTGCTGCGGCTGCTGCTGTGGGGACAGGTCCTCGCCCCCAGGGAGCCCCCAGGAGGTCCCGGGCCCCTCTGCAGGTGGGGTTCCCCTGGAGGCCAGCCGCTCTCTGGCCTCCCTGGTGCCCTTGGGTGTCTCAGAGGAGGGTAAGTCCTCACTGTCCCTCCATCCTGCCCCCAGCAGTGCTCAGGGCTCAAGCCAGACCCCCAAAATCACGAACCTGGTGTTCACAGAGCCCCCCTGCATGGGGGTTTCCTAGGTGGGTGCCCTCCCGTTGCCGAGGTCTGCAGGTGAGGACCGGGACGTCTTCAGGCGCAGGAGATGTCTCCTCCTGGAAGGCAGCGAGGCTGGCAGGTTTCCAGAACGCTCTAAGAGCCACAGTATGGAGGTGTGACGGCCTGACACGGGGGCCAGAGACTGGACCCTTCCCCCAGCATTGGCCCGGCCTCGCCACACCTGTGGGCGGGGAGGGCAGTGGGCAGCTGTGCCCACGGCAGGCGTGGACAGGGGTCAGGAGGTCCCCGGGCACCTCAACTTGCGAATGGGTTGTTGGCAGCTCCACCCACAGCCCCTGCAGCGGACTGTCCCTGTCCTCCCTGCCCGAGGCGTGCTTTGTCCACCAAACCGCCATCGCCCACGTCCCTCGCCAGCCTCCATCTCGCTGAGCTGGGAGCTGAGCCCACAAGGCAGCGAAGCCACCAGGGACTGACGTGGCGTCCTTGGGGAGTGGAAGTTCAGGGAGGGTGCCCATCCGCCCAAGGCAGCTTCCTCGGGTTGGTGCTGGAGGCAGGATCTGGGCTGTCGGGGTGTTCAGTCAAGTGAGGGCAACAGAGGACGTGAACAATTGCCGTTACCAAAGCAGCGGCAGTCTGCTGCCGGGCGTCCACGCACAGCCGTAAGGCCGGGGGCTTCTGCTGTGCCCGGGATCCCCGAACGCACGAGCCCAGCTTCCCCATGGCCAGTCTCAGCGGACGCCATTGTGGGCAGCCAGAAGGAGCCATAAGGAAGTGGTTCGTGTCGCGAGAGCACGCCCGGAAGGCAGACACCGGGCACCGCCGCCCTGCGTCGGCCAGTGCGTGCTGGGGAAGGCGTGGGCGCCTCGGGCCGGGAGTCTGTGCGTCCAGAAGGTCGTCTTTCACCTGGTCTCTGTGGAGGAGGGTGGGACAGGAGGGAGTGGAGTTTTGTATAAAGGTTCTTTAtctctacatttttttgtttattaaataaacatactGCGGGGCACTGTTGTGAGTGCTTCGTTAACTGCGCGCATCCTCCCGTCAGGAGCAGTCGGGGCACAAGAGGCTCGTGGGTTGATGGAGGAGGTGACCGCGGAAACCCCGctaggggaggggaagagggccGGGGGAGGCGCGGGCACCAGTGCGGGCACCTGGCGCTTATCCCTGAGGGACCCTGGGGCTCTGTGCACAGCGCTTGCCCAGAGCTGTCCCCGCAAAGGGCAGGGAGCTGGGTGCCGGTCGGGGGCTGCTTCCGAAGCGTCCATTTCCCAGCACTGCCAGCCGCTCGGGGAGAAAAGTCCTTGGACTGAGAGTCGGAAGTGTTGGAGGAGACTGGCATGCCACAGGGACATGGACGGGCAGGGCAGCGGCTGCTACACCTtgccaaggccacagagctgctGGGTGGCGGGCCCAGAGCTGAGTCCAGGTGGCGTCTCCCTCCTCCaggcgctgggggggggggggacggcgAGCTCCGCGTCCCAGGCAGACggaggggtggggtggctcagatgggcaggcagggcctcctAACGCCTCCGTCTCTGGTCACGCTGTGTCTCTGGGTAGCTGCCCCGACCCCCACACCTGAGAAGCTTGGCCGTCTGAGGTTCCTTCCTGCTCGGAGATCCGACATCGTGCACCGGACGGAGGTGATGGGGAGCTCACTAGCTCACAGGCAGCCTGAGGTTTGTTAGAAGTGCTCCTTCGTGCGGAGCCCAGACTGATCCCTTCATCTGCCCACGTCACGCGGTTCACAGGCGGGAAGCAGCTCTAGGGAAGGATAGCGATGTGCACACAGTGGAGGCGAGGCTCCTTGCTCTCCCCCTGGGATCTTACAAGAAGGAAACTCGAGTTGTTATGCTGCGGCTCGTGTTCCTGAACTGGCTGGGTGTGGGGACGCTGGAATGGACGGCTAGGCACAGACACCTCCCACCCCCTACCAGGACCTAAACCCGCCCTCCCAGGCTCAGGGAAGCTGGAGAAAGACTGCCCGCCACCCTTTCTGCTTCTCCCACTTGCtgtagggagggaggaagcagagaggccCCAAATCCCACCAGCATTTACCGAGCGCCCACTGCGCGCcaggcaggcactgtgctggggctggggagtgagACGAGTGaggcccctcccctcccgtcAGCCAGGGAGACAGACATCAAACAGCCGAAGGAGCAGTCGCAAACACTGAAGCGTGCTATGAAGAAAGCAAACAGATCTGAGGCGGAGGAGCTTACAGTGCTCTGGGAGATCcttgaggaggtgacatctgagctgagCCCTCAGGGACTGGATGAAGCCAGGTTGAACTGGGAGACGAGCAACCCGGGCAGAAGgcagagcaagtgcaaaggtcccgAGGCACAAGGAGTTTGTCGTGATCACAGTACAGAAAGATCAGATACAGCGGAGTGAGCCAGGGACAGTGTTGGGAGGTAAGGTTGGGGCGTGACAAGGGCCAGAGTGGGGAATTTGTATTTTGGCTGAAAGGCACATTAGCTCCACCCCCTGAGAAAGCTGGTCCATGAAAAAACCAGTCTTGCATCAATCTCCCCAGTCCCAAAACATAACCCGCCCACGAGCACAGGCCAAGGAGAGGAAGTGGAGCCACTTGGAAGTGCTCCTCCCAATGGGACTCTAGCCGCCTTGCAGAAGTGACGACAACTGAGATGGCTAAAGTCGCCGTGGCTGCCCCTCTCACCGGGGAGCAAAGGACTAGCACCGGGAGTGAGCTAATTTCGCCCCAGGGAACGGTTGGCTGCCAGGGCCTTTCTTGGAATGTTCGTGACATAGGACTTTTTAAAAACCGCCTTACAATCTGGTCCCGGGCCTCCATGCGCTAGTGTCCAAATTCCTCAAGAAGCCCCAGGGGTCTGTGGGCTGCAAAGCCCAGACTGCTCTGGTCCTCCGTGTCCCTGTTGTCTTGCctgtgcctccgtttcctcatttgtgaaatgggaaaGAGGAAACCTGCATCGTGGGGCCATCCTGACGCCGGTCTCTGTTAGCAGCGTCTTCATCATCATCGCTTGGGTTTCCCCCAGCCTGGGTGGGCACAGGAGGAAGAATGAAAAGGCACAGACAGCTTGGAAATCTGGAACGCTCAGCCCTGACTCTGCTCTGGGCTTCCTCCTCCAAGCCTCCCTGACAGGGTCTCAAATGGCTGCTGCTGCCTGTGGTTaatcttgttttaaatttttcaatcttttcatgCTTTAATTGTACAATGCATATAAcctaaatttaccattttaggcATTTTTATGGGCATTGAGAACATTCGTACTGTTGTATAATCATAGCACCACCACCCATCCCCAGAAATGTTTTTTCACGTCGCAAAATTGAAATTCtttacccattaaacactaactccctcctcccctttcttgGAAGCCCCTGGCAGCtgctctactttctgtctctgaattcgACAAGCGGAATcctacagtatttgtccttttatgacgAGCTTGTTTGATTTAGCACGATGTCTTGAGGGTCAGCCAGCTGGTGGTAAGCAACAGAATCTCCTTCCTTTTCAAGGTggaatattccattgtgtacatgttTTGTTGTGTTCATCCATTCACACGttgatggacactcaggttgcttccaccttttggctcttgtgaataatgccaCTGTGAACGTGGGTGTACACATACCTGTTGaagtccttgctttcaattctcttgggtatatacccaaaccGTGAGATCCTATGGTAAttctatgcttaatttttttttttttcttgaggagTTAGGCATGTGCTtctgtagtttgcttttttttttttcacttaacattggCTCATTAGGAGTTTCCCACGTTGCTTCATAAACTAGCCGTTCTTTAATCACAGCGGCATCTTTCCGTATGGGATGCTGTCCAGTCACGCTGGAACTGCCGTCCACAAACACAGCGGCCCGTGACTGGCCAGTCTAGAGCTGTCTGTAGGACACCGTAGAACCCAACGGCTCCTCACTGGTGCCAAGTCAGTAGTCCTAAGAGGAGAAGGCTCCCTTGTCTTCGCCAGGTATCACGATCATTTGCTGGTTTATTATGAAGGATTTTACAAAGAATACTGATGCGCAGGACGAGGTATGTGGGAGGGGCGAGGAGCTCCCACGCCCTCCCCAGGTGCACCACCCTGCGGGAACCTCCACGAGTTCCGCCATCACGAAGCTCCCTTTGGTTAATCTTAACCCACGGGGACAGGGGAGCTCTCCAGCCCgtgccctccctgggccccctgcacTCCCCGGCGTTTATGCCTGCTCCTTCCCGGGCACTTCCTGGCGGTAGTCCTGGTGATTCACTCCTGCACCCACCCATGGAGCAACTTCTCCCTTGTTAAGGCAAAAAAATCTCAGGTTATAAGCATATGTCAAAGTCTTCTTTTGAATTTGCAGGAAGGaaatcagaagaaaagagaaagaatgttgGTTCGAAGAACAATCTCAGGGAGGGATTTTATAGTCAGTCAAATGAATGTCTAGGGTAGCTCTGCCAAGCAGAACTGTTCGCTGTGGTGGAAATGTTTCACGCCGCTGTTCAGTAAGATATCCGCCAGCTCTTGAACTGTGCCTCGTGCAGCGAGGAGCTGAttcttaaattttacttaattgtAGTTACTGTTTACATTTAAACTTTATGTCCATATACCATGATCAATTGccttggggtggaggggagagggaaagatctggaaagatggaaaacaaaaggaGAAGAGGAACAGACTGCACCAGCTTACCCTGAGAACCacaggggtggtggggtgggggacctCATAAATCAGGTGGACGCAACTCAGGCgccccctgccctgcaggaagtggGCGGGGTTGTGGGCGGAGCGAGATGCTGGTGGAGTTTCCCAGCACCCTCTGGGGGGCTGGACCAGAGGGCAGGAGGGTTTCCCCTGGGTGGCAGCTCCAGAGAAGGCTGGGGGTGGACTGGGTCCCCCAGGGCAGGCCTCAGCGACCCCGGGAGCCCTCCAGAGGTGTTGATTTCGGGGGCTCCCTCCCCGACACTATACTCCCTCAGACCCGCTTTTGCAAAGATTGGATGAGGGAAGGACAGTGAgtctgctttaatttttctttttctttttttttttgttttaacaaaaagCAGCTTATTGTATTTTTCCAATTACTAAATGAGCACGTGCAGACCTTCTATTCAGAGAAAACCTAAAGGTACAAAGAGGAAAGTGAAAAACCACCGGAAATCCCATCCCCCGCCCAGCACCTGGCAGCCGTGGGCGTTCACAAAATGAATGTTTTTGAAGGAGTAGTAGCTCCGTTAACATCCGGTTGAATAACCTTTCTGACAATATTTTCCCACgaaagttaattaaaaaacaaaaaacaaaaaaaacccagcaaataTTTGCTCCCACCGCAAGGGAGGTATGAGCTCATTGGAGCCCCACAGTACAGCACAGCGGGGATTCGAACCTGACTCCCAACACCCTTGCATATACCATTGGCCCAcgttctttttccattttatagctcAGACCAGTGAGACTCAGAGGAACTCGGGCTTTGCACTCACCCCACCTCCTTAGATCCTGCCTTTG contains:
- the IL4R gene encoding interleukin-4 receptor subunit alpha; protein product: MGRLCSGLLFPVSCLILAQVTGSGSMEVLLQPTCVSDYISVSTCEWQMDSPANCSAELRLSYQLDFGSSETQTCIPENSGGAGCVCDLLMDDVVGADTYKLGLWAGQQLLWTGSFKPSEHVKPRAPENLTVHTNILDTLVLTWNNPYPADTYLSDDLVYLVNISSENDPADFRVYNVTYKEPVLRIAASTLKSGVSYRARVRAWAQSYNGTWSEWSPGAPWLNSYEEPFEQRLPLGVSVSCAVILVICLSCYCSIIKIKKEWWDQIPNPAHSPLMAIIIQDAQVSPWERRSRGQEPAKCPHWKTCLTKLLPCLLENGMKREEDSPKAARKEPLPGPGKAVWQPVEVSRTVLWPESICVVPCVEVSEAPVDSKEEEVEEDKGSFCTSPESSGGGFQEGREGIAARLTESLFLDLLGGEEGASGQQGLGEPCLPPPLGSESAQTPGAELGETPSWGEEQPCNLQPHPVASQAHTRMPVVIADNPAYRSFGSSLSPSPSPSEPDADPQLAGHPGQVEPSILRVPQPSEPPGGLPPEPESWEQILRRSVLQHGAASAPAPAVSSGYREFAQAAEQGGTQDRGVAGLGPPGEAGYKAFSSLLTSSAASGLEASSGQGGYRPFEKLVPGCPGAPAPVPMPLFTFGLDVEPPGSPKSTLLPSSYPGLLGLEPGAKSGDRQKPPLPLEQDTDPLGDDLGSGIVYSALTCHLCGHLKQCHGQEEGGQAHAVASPCCGCCCGDRSSPPGSPQEVPGPSAGGVPLEASRSLASLVPLGVSEEGKSSLSLHPAPSSAQGSSQTPKITNLVFTEPPCMGVS